One window from the genome of Schistocerca piceifrons isolate TAMUIC-IGC-003096 chromosome 1, iqSchPice1.1, whole genome shotgun sequence encodes:
- the LOC124779084 gene encoding tubulin alpha-1 chain-like: MPSDKTIGGGDDSFNTFFSETGAGKHVPRAVFVDLEPTVVDEVRTGTYRQLFHPEQLITGKEDAANNYARGHYTIGKEIVDLVLDRIRKLADQCTGLQGFLIFHCFGGGTGSGFTSLLMERLSVDYGKKSKLEFAIYPAPQVSTAVVEPYNSILTTHTTLEHSDCAFMSDNEAIYDICRRNLDIERPTYTNLNRLIGQIVSSITASLRFDGALNVDLTEFQTNLVPYPRIHFPLVTYAPVISAEKAYHEQLSVAEITNACFEPANQMVKCDPRHGKYMACCMLYRGDVVPKDVNAAIATIKTKRTIQFVDWCPTGFKVGINYQPPTVVPGGDLAKVQRAVCMLSNTTAIAEAWARLDHKFDLMYAKRAFVHWYVGEGMEEGEFSEAREDLAALEKDYEEVGMDSIEGEGEGGEEY, translated from the exons ATGCCATCAGATAAAACTATAGGAGGCGGCGATGACAGCTTTAACACATTTTTCAGCGAAACCGGCGCTGGGAAGCACGTACCCCGTGCTGTATTTGTTGACTTAGAACCGACTGTTGTTG ATGAGGTGCGTACAGGCACCTACAGGCAGCTCTTCCATCCAGAGCAGTTGATTACAGGTAAGGAAGATGCTGCAAACAACTATGCCCGTGGTCATTACACAATTGGAAAGGAAATAGTGGACCTTGTACTGGACCGCATTCGCAAGCTTGCTGACCAATGTACTGGGCTTCAAGGATTCTTGATCTTTCACTGCTTTGGAGGTGGCACTGGTTCAGGCTTTACTTCACTCTTGATGGAACGTCTGTCTGTGGATTATGGCAAAAAGAGCAAACTGGAATTTGCAATTTACCCAGCTCCTCAG GTATCAACAGCAGTTGTAGAGCCGTACAATTCCATCCTAACCACTCACACCACCTTGGAACATTCAGACTGTGCTTTCATGAGCGATAATGAAGCTATCTACGACATTTGCCGCCGTAACTTAGACATTGAACGCCCAACGTACACCAATCTGAACAGGCTAATTGGCCAGATTGTATCCTCAATCACGGCATCTCTTCGCTTTGATGGTGCTCTTAATGTGGATCTGACAGAATTCCAGACCAACTTGGTGCCCTACCCTCGTATCCATTTCCCACTTGTTACTTATGCCCCTGTCATCTCAGCAGAGAAGGCTTACCATGAACAACTGTCTGTGGCAGAAATAACAAACGCCTGTTTTGAACCTGCCAACCAGATGGTGAAATGTGATCCTAGGCATGGAAAGTACATGGCATGCTGTATGCTATACAGAGGAGATGTAGTGCCGAAGGATGTAAACGCTGCCATTGCAACTATCAAGACAAAGCGAACCATTCAGTTTGTGGATTGGTGTCCAACTGGTTTCAAG GTGGGGATAAACTACCAGCCTCCTACTGTGGTACCTGGTGGTGATCTTGCAAAGGTACAGCGTGCTGTTTGTATGTTGTCAAATACGACTGCAATTGCAGAGGCCTGGGCTCGCCTTGACCACAAGTTTGATTTGATGTATGCCAAGAGAGCTTTCGTGCACTGGTACGTCGGTGAGGGTATGGAGGAAGGAGAGTTCTCAGAAGCTCGTGAAGATCTGGCTGCCCTTGAAAAGGACTACGAAGAAGTCGGTATGGACTCTATTGAAGGAGAAGGCGAAGGAGGAGAAGAGTACTAA